A single region of the Candidatus Binatia bacterium genome encodes:
- a CDS encoding amidohydrolase family protein, producing the protein MPYEALPFPFPGTIDADGHVLEPADLWETHLEERYRARAIRIGTNDDGFEFLEIDGKPAVRTRPGSLGMLGAMGEEMARLSPDRKYNDHIPYGGGDASERVELADRENLEKVLLYPTLGLLWEAELEDPELSLAYARAYNRWIADFCRDTKGRLVPIAHVSLLDVEGAATELERAVKDGCRGAFVAPFNHNRKAHGHPDHDPLFAKACELDVPIAIHPTIEPTWAVPIRFKGLGMASEFFYNTMLRQGAQQSLLSFFAYGTLERFPTLKLGVLESGCGWAGAFLDRIDAIYETNLGRTTPLKRPPSEYFRRQCFISGDPDETAAPLIMDHVGAECFMWATDYPHPDHPSTWVPALERFVALLSAKTRAAFLGENVKRIYGLS; encoded by the coding sequence ATGCCTTACGAAGCACTGCCCTTTCCCTTCCCCGGCACGATCGACGCCGACGGCCACGTTCTCGAGCCGGCAGATCTCTGGGAGACCCACCTCGAAGAGCGCTATCGCGCGCGTGCAATCCGAATCGGCACGAACGACGACGGCTTCGAGTTCCTCGAGATCGACGGGAAGCCCGCCGTCCGCACCCGTCCGGGATCGCTCGGCATGCTCGGCGCCATGGGCGAGGAGATGGCGCGACTCAGCCCCGATCGGAAATACAACGATCACATTCCCTACGGCGGCGGCGATGCCAGCGAGCGGGTCGAACTCGCCGATCGCGAGAACCTCGAGAAGGTCCTTCTCTACCCGACCCTGGGCCTTCTTTGGGAAGCCGAACTCGAGGACCCCGAACTCTCACTCGCATACGCGCGCGCCTACAATCGCTGGATTGCGGACTTTTGCCGCGACACGAAAGGGCGGCTCGTCCCGATCGCTCACGTCTCTCTCTTGGACGTAGAGGGCGCCGCCACCGAGCTCGAGCGGGCGGTGAAGGACGGGTGCCGGGGCGCCTTCGTCGCGCCGTTCAACCACAACCGCAAAGCGCACGGCCATCCGGATCACGACCCCCTGTTCGCCAAGGCGTGTGAACTCGACGTCCCAATCGCCATCCACCCGACGATCGAGCCGACCTGGGCCGTTCCCATCCGGTTCAAGGGGCTCGGAATGGCGAGCGAGTTCTTCTACAACACGATGCTCCGCCAGGGCGCCCAGCAATCCCTCCTGTCGTTCTTCGCCTACGGCACGCTGGAGCGGTTTCCTACCCTCAAGCTCGGCGTGCTCGAGTCCGGCTGCGGGTGGGCCGGGGCCTTCCTGGACCGGATCGACGCGATCTACGAGACCAATCTGGGTCGGACCACGCCCCTCAAGAGACCCCCCTCGGAGTACTTCCGCCGACAGTGCTTCATCTCGGGCGATCCCGACGAGACGGCGGCTCCCCTGATCATGGACCACGTCGGCGCCGAGTGCTTCATGTGGGCCACCGACTACCCCCACCCGGACCATCCATCGACCTGGGTACCCGCCCTGGAGCGGTTCGTGGCCCTCCTCTCGGCCAAAACCCGGGCGGCCTTCCTGGGGGAGAACGTGAAGCGGATCTACGGGCTTTCCTAG
- a CDS encoding PaaI family thioesterase, protein MSETDRREIAFQTDRPNTCFGCGADNPNGLGLRFFETNEGVEVEYAVHEHHGGAPGVVHGGIQATLLDEALCMTAYAKESTPVVTGELTVRYIGPLPTESPLLIRGRITERRGTSFFAEGEIFIVGKPEVVTRARARLFAAKMD, encoded by the coding sequence GTGAGTGAAACCGACCGTCGCGAAATCGCCTTCCAGACCGACCGCCCGAACACCTGCTTTGGATGCGGTGCCGACAACCCAAACGGGCTCGGACTGCGCTTCTTCGAAACGAACGAAGGCGTCGAGGTGGAGTACGCCGTTCACGAGCACCACGGCGGAGCCCCCGGCGTCGTACACGGCGGGATCCAGGCGACCCTCCTCGACGAGGCACTATGCATGACGGCCTATGCGAAGGAGAGCACGCCGGTCGTCACCGGTGAGCTCACGGTCCGCTACATCGGCCCGCTACCGACGGAGTCCCCTCTGCTCATTCGCGGCCGAATCACGGAACGACGCGGGACCAGCTTCTTTGCCGAGGGAGAGATCTTCATCGTCGGGAAGCCGGAAGTGGTGACGCGTGCGCGCGCTCGCCTCTTCGCCGCCAAGATGGACTGA
- a CDS encoding nuclear transport factor 2 family protein, whose product MTPEDLVEIERIRQLKARYFRLLDQKKWDEWAQVFCEDVTIDTTQDGAPVLNGRAAFREFLPPILQNVKTVHHGHTSEIERIGPDTARGVWAMEDMLWWPEADGGRHRWGTGWYEEEYRRDPDGEWRILKLVLRRVRVEMDGQQIFPPPGG is encoded by the coding sequence ATGACCCCCGAAGACCTCGTCGAGATCGAGCGCATCCGTCAATTGAAAGCCCGCTATTTCCGGCTCCTGGACCAGAAGAAGTGGGACGAGTGGGCGCAGGTGTTCTGCGAAGACGTGACCATCGACACGACGCAGGACGGCGCACCGGTTCTCAACGGCCGCGCCGCGTTTCGCGAGTTCCTACCCCCGATCCTGCAGAACGTTAAGACGGTTCACCACGGGCACACGTCCGAGATCGAGCGCATCGGTCCCGACACGGCGAGGGGCGTCTGGGCCATGGAGGACATGCTCTGGTGGCCGGAAGCGGACGGCGGACGGCACCGCTGGGGGACGGGCTGGTACGAGGAGGAGTACCGCAGGGATCCCGACGGCGAGTGGCGTATTCTGAAGCTCGTTCTGCGCCGGGTTC